In Musa acuminata AAA Group cultivar baxijiao chromosome BXJ2-10, Cavendish_Baxijiao_AAA, whole genome shotgun sequence, a genomic segment contains:
- the LOC103999965 gene encoding NAC domain-containing protein 35-like isoform X2: MEEDEGKDGHENDVVMPGFRFHPTEEELIEFYLRRKVEGKRFNVELITLLDLYHYDPWELPALAAIGEKEWFFYVPRDRKYRNGDRPNRVTASGYWKATGADRTIRNESNRSIGLKKTLVFYSGKAPKGIRSSWIMNEYRLPHSDTDQYRKAEISICRVYKRAGVEDHHRLPATLASRSSSSRGTAAVETAQHARGGRYALPKPIVYGSTSSVANSLSSTTTSTEEDGASFRRSNNNIAGLTPTLSILTSTGPSMATHMIDELNRLVGFNENYVNNPNQLLHLPSQAQLLHLPTQAQLLPFNALPLPLPAASDKLWEWNPLQEMGREYYAAFE; encoded by the exons ATGGAGGAAGATGAAGGCAAGGACGGGCACGAGAACGACGTCGTCATGCCTGGATTCCGCTTCCATCCAACCGAGGAGGAGCTGATCGAGTTCTACCTCCGCCGGAAGGTGGAGGGCAAGCGCTTCAACGTGGAACTCATAACCCTCCTCGATCTCTACCACTACGACCCCTGGGAGCTCCCAG CTCTCGCTGCGATTGGGGAGAAGGAGTGGTTCTTCTACGTTCCCAGAGACCGCAAGTACAGGAACGGCGATCGGCCCAACCGGGTGACGGCATCGGGGTACTGGAAGGCCACCGGAGCGGACCGGACGATCCGAAACGAGAGCAATCGTTCGATCGGACTGAAGAAGACGCTGGTGTTCTACTCCGGCAAGGCTCCGAAAGGCATCCGATCCAGCTGGATAATGAACGAGTACCGGTTGCCACACAGCGACACCGATCAGTACAGGAAG GCTGAGATATCGATCTGCCGTGTCTACAAACGAGCCGGCGTCGAAGATCATCACCGACTCCCTGCCACGCTTGCCTCCAGGTCGTCTTCTTCTCGAGGCACAGCAGCGGTGGAGACCGCGCAACACGCACGAGGTGGACGATACGCGCTACCTAAACCCATCGTCTATGGATCAACATCTTCGGTGGCCAATTCACTGAGCTCGACCACCACATCAACCGAAGAAGACGGCGCGTCGTTCCGCCGCTCCAACAACAACATCGCCGGTCTCACCCCGACGCTCTCCATTCTGACCTCCACCGGCCCTTCCATGGCCACTCACATGATCGACGAACTCAACCGGTTAGTAGGCTTCAACGAGAACTACGTGAACAACCCCAACCAGCTTCTCCACCTGCCTTCCCAAGCCCAGCTTCTCCACCTGCCTACCCAAGCCCAGCTTCTTCCCTTCAATGCTTTGCCTCTACCACTGCCCGCCGCTTCAGACAAGCTCTGGGAGTGGAATCCCCTTCAAGAGATGGGTAGGGAATACTACGCCGCGTTCGAGTGA
- the LOC103999963 gene encoding uncharacterized protein LOC103999963 — protein sequence MASSDEPEAVERKYKKEDKKEDEHEEKEGFIEKVKDFIHDIGEKIEEAIGFGKPTADVSGVHLPCINLHKAEIVIDVLIKNPNPIPIPLVDIDYLIESDGRKLVSGLIPDAGTVHAHGSETVKIPVTLIYDDIKNTYHDIKPGSIIPYRIRVALIVDVPIFGRLTLPLEKTGEIPIPYKPDVDIEKIRFEKFSFEETIANLHLKLENKNDFDLGLNALDYEIWLSDVSIGTAELTKSTNIEKNGITKMEIPISFRPKDFGSALWDMIRGRGIGYTMKGNIDVDTPFGNMKLPISKEGGTTRLKKGKNGEDDDDDDDED from the exons ATGGCATCCTCTGATGAACCAGAAGCCGTTGAAAGGAAATATAAGAAGGAAGATAAGAAGGAAGATGAGCACGAAGAGAAGGAAGGTTTCATCGAGAAAGTCAAGGACTTtattcatgatataggtgagaagATCGAAGAGGCAATAGGTTTTGGAAAGCCGACTGCAGATGTCAGTGGAGTCCATCTTCCATGTATCAATCTACATAAGGCAGAAATTGTCATCGATGTGCTGATTAAGAACCCTAATCCCATTCCGATACCTCTTGTAGACATAGATTACTTAATAGAAAGTGATGGAAGGAAGCTTGTCTCTGGACTAATCCCTGATGCTGGAACGGTCCATGCGCATGGATCAGAGACTGTCAAGATACCGGTAACTTTGATTTATGATGATATTAAGAACACTTACCATGACATCAAGCCTGGAAGTATCATTCCTTACAGAATCAGGGTTGCTCTCATCGTGGATGTGCCAATTTTCGGAAGGCTTACCCTGCCTCTAGAGAAGACTGGCGAGATCCCCATACCGTACAAGCCAGACGTTGATATTGAGAAGATACGCTTTGAAAAGTTCTCATTCGAAGAAACAATAGCAAACCTCCACCTGAAATTAGAGAACAAGAATGACTTTGACCTTGGACTAAATGCACTGGACTATGAAATATGGCTCTCTGATGTTAGTATTGGAACTGCAGAGCTCACCAAATCTACAAATATAGAAAAAAATGGAATCACTAAGATGGAGATTCCTATTTCTTTCCGGCCCAAGGACTTTGGTTCTGCACTCTGGGATATGATCAGGGGAAGGGGAATTGGTTATACCATGAAAGGGAATATTGACGTGGACACTCCATTTGGAAACATGAAGTTACCCATCAGCAAAGAAGGTGGAACAACCCGCCTTAAGAAAGGTAAAAATGGAGAAGATGATGACGATGACGACGATGAG GATTAA
- the LOC135625648 gene encoding guanosine nucleotide diphosphate dissociation inhibitor 2-like isoform X2, whose amino-acid sequence MDEEYDVIVLGTGLKECILSGLLSVDGFKVLHMDRNDYYGGESTSLNLIQLWKRFRGSDKPPAYLGPSRDYNVDMIPKFMMANGTLMCTLVHTNVTKYLSFKTVDGSYVFNKGKIHKVPATDMEALKSSLMGLFEKRRARKFFIYVQNYDESDPKTHEGLNLSRVTTRQLISKYGLNDNTTEFIGHALALHRDDQYLNELALDTMKRMKMYAASLSRFQGGSPYIYPLYGLGELPQAFARLSAAYGGTYMLNKPECKVEFDMRGKAYGVTSEGITARCKKVVCDPSYLPNKVRKVGKVARAIAIMSHPIPDTNRSHSVQIILPQKQLGRKSDMYLFCCSYLHKVAPKGKFIAFVSTEAETDIPEVELKPGIDLLGPVDELFFETYDRYKPINTPSSDHCFISTSHDATTHFESTVMDVLSMYTMITGKTIDLNMDPSAAGIAIE is encoded by the exons ATGGATGAAGAATACGACGTGATCGTCCTCGGAACCGGTCTCAAGGAGTGCATCCTCAGCGGCCTGCTCTCCGTGGATGGCTTCAAG GTACTGCATATGGATAGGAATGATTACTATGGGGGAGAGTCAACCTCACTCAATCTCATCCAG CTCTGGAAAAGGTTCAGGGGTAGCGATAAGCCTCCAGCATATCTGGGGCCTAGCAGAGATTACAATGTTGACATGATTCCAAAG TTTATGATGGCTAATGGTACTTTGATGTGCACGCTTGTACACACCAATGTCACTAAATATCTTTCTTTCAAAACTGTGGATGGTAGCTACGTCTTTAACAAAGGAAAG ATCCACAAGGTTCCTGCCACTGACATGGAGGCACTGAAGTCTTCATTAATGGGGCTGTTTGAGAAGCGTCGAGCTCGAAAATTCTTCATTTATGTCCAAAATTATGATGAAAGTGACCCAAAAACACATGAAGGATTGAACCTTTCGAGAGTGACTACAAGACAACTTATCTC AAAATATGGTTTGAATGACAACACAACTGAGTTCATCGGCCATGCGTTAGCCCTTCATAGGGATGATCAATATCTAAATGAACTTGCTCTTGATACTATGAAAAGAATGAAG ATGTATGCAGCATCCTTATCACGATTCCAAGGAGGCTCACCATACATATATCCTTTGTACGGATTAGGAGAGCTACCCCAG GCTTTTGCACGCCTTAGTGCTGCTTATGGTGGCACATACATGTTGAATAAACCAGAATGCAAG GTTGAATTTGATATGAGAGGAAAAGCTTATGGTGTGACATCCGAAGGAATAACTGCTCGATGCAAGAAAGTTGTCTGTGATCCTTCTTACTTACCAAACAAG GTAAGGAAGGTGGGGAAGGTTGCAAGGGCTATTGCTATTATGAGCCATCCGATACCGGATACCAACCGGTCTCACTCGGTTCAGATTATATTGCCGCAGAAGCAACTTGGACGCAAGTCTGACAT GTATCTCTTTTGTTGTTCTTACTTGCACAAAGTTGCCCCCAAAGGGAAGTTTATTGCCTTTGTCTCGACGGAGGCTGAGACTGATATACCAGAGGTGGAACTGAAGCCTGGAATCGATCTTCTTGGACCAGTAGATGAGTTATTCTTTGAAACTTATGATAGATACAAGCCTATCAACACACCCTCATCCGATCATTGCTTCATCTCAACC AGTCATGATGCTACAACTCACTTTGAGTCAACTGTCATGGATGTGCTGTCCATGTACACCATGATCACTGGAAAG ACAATTGATCTCAACATGGATCCAAGTGCTGCTGGTATTGCCATAGAATGA
- the LOC103999965 gene encoding NAC domain-containing protein 35-like isoform X1 produces the protein MAIAAAMEEDEGKDGHENDVVMPGFRFHPTEEELIEFYLRRKVEGKRFNVELITLLDLYHYDPWELPALAAIGEKEWFFYVPRDRKYRNGDRPNRVTASGYWKATGADRTIRNESNRSIGLKKTLVFYSGKAPKGIRSSWIMNEYRLPHSDTDQYRKAEISICRVYKRAGVEDHHRLPATLASRSSSSRGTAAVETAQHARGGRYALPKPIVYGSTSSVANSLSSTTTSTEEDGASFRRSNNNIAGLTPTLSILTSTGPSMATHMIDELNRLVGFNENYVNNPNQLLHLPSQAQLLHLPTQAQLLPFNALPLPLPAASDKLWEWNPLQEMGREYYAAFE, from the exons ATGGCAATTGCAGCAGCCATGGAGGAAGATGAAGGCAAGGACGGGCACGAGAACGACGTCGTCATGCCTGGATTCCGCTTCCATCCAACCGAGGAGGAGCTGATCGAGTTCTACCTCCGCCGGAAGGTGGAGGGCAAGCGCTTCAACGTGGAACTCATAACCCTCCTCGATCTCTACCACTACGACCCCTGGGAGCTCCCAG CTCTCGCTGCGATTGGGGAGAAGGAGTGGTTCTTCTACGTTCCCAGAGACCGCAAGTACAGGAACGGCGATCGGCCCAACCGGGTGACGGCATCGGGGTACTGGAAGGCCACCGGAGCGGACCGGACGATCCGAAACGAGAGCAATCGTTCGATCGGACTGAAGAAGACGCTGGTGTTCTACTCCGGCAAGGCTCCGAAAGGCATCCGATCCAGCTGGATAATGAACGAGTACCGGTTGCCACACAGCGACACCGATCAGTACAGGAAG GCTGAGATATCGATCTGCCGTGTCTACAAACGAGCCGGCGTCGAAGATCATCACCGACTCCCTGCCACGCTTGCCTCCAGGTCGTCTTCTTCTCGAGGCACAGCAGCGGTGGAGACCGCGCAACACGCACGAGGTGGACGATACGCGCTACCTAAACCCATCGTCTATGGATCAACATCTTCGGTGGCCAATTCACTGAGCTCGACCACCACATCAACCGAAGAAGACGGCGCGTCGTTCCGCCGCTCCAACAACAACATCGCCGGTCTCACCCCGACGCTCTCCATTCTGACCTCCACCGGCCCTTCCATGGCCACTCACATGATCGACGAACTCAACCGGTTAGTAGGCTTCAACGAGAACTACGTGAACAACCCCAACCAGCTTCTCCACCTGCCTTCCCAAGCCCAGCTTCTCCACCTGCCTACCCAAGCCCAGCTTCTTCCCTTCAATGCTTTGCCTCTACCACTGCCCGCCGCTTCAGACAAGCTCTGGGAGTGGAATCCCCTTCAAGAGATGGGTAGGGAATACTACGCCGCGTTCGAGTGA
- the LOC135625648 gene encoding guanosine nucleotide diphosphate dissociation inhibitor 2-like isoform X3 produces the protein MDEEYDVIVLGTGLKECILSGLLSVDGFKVLHMDRNDYYGGESTSLNLIQLWKRFRGSDKPPAYLGPSRDYNVDMIPKFMMANGTLMCTLVHTNVTKYLSFKTVDGSYVFNKGKIHKVPATDMEALKSSLMGLFEKRRARKFFIYVQNYDESDPKTHEGLNLSRVTTRQLISKYGLNDNTTEFIGHALALHRDDQYLNELALDTMKRMKMYAASLSRFQGGSPYIYPLYGLGELPQAFARLSAAYGGTYMLNKPECKVEFDMRGKAYGVTSEGITARCKKVVCDPSYLPNKVRKVGKVARAIAIMSHPIPDTNRSHSVQIILPQKQLGRKSDMYLFCCSYLHKVAPKGKFIAFVSTEAETDIPEVELKPGIDLLGPVDELFFETYDRYKPINTPSSDHCFISTTIDLNMDPSAAGIAIE, from the exons ATGGATGAAGAATACGACGTGATCGTCCTCGGAACCGGTCTCAAGGAGTGCATCCTCAGCGGCCTGCTCTCCGTGGATGGCTTCAAG GTACTGCATATGGATAGGAATGATTACTATGGGGGAGAGTCAACCTCACTCAATCTCATCCAG CTCTGGAAAAGGTTCAGGGGTAGCGATAAGCCTCCAGCATATCTGGGGCCTAGCAGAGATTACAATGTTGACATGATTCCAAAG TTTATGATGGCTAATGGTACTTTGATGTGCACGCTTGTACACACCAATGTCACTAAATATCTTTCTTTCAAAACTGTGGATGGTAGCTACGTCTTTAACAAAGGAAAG ATCCACAAGGTTCCTGCCACTGACATGGAGGCACTGAAGTCTTCATTAATGGGGCTGTTTGAGAAGCGTCGAGCTCGAAAATTCTTCATTTATGTCCAAAATTATGATGAAAGTGACCCAAAAACACATGAAGGATTGAACCTTTCGAGAGTGACTACAAGACAACTTATCTC AAAATATGGTTTGAATGACAACACAACTGAGTTCATCGGCCATGCGTTAGCCCTTCATAGGGATGATCAATATCTAAATGAACTTGCTCTTGATACTATGAAAAGAATGAAG ATGTATGCAGCATCCTTATCACGATTCCAAGGAGGCTCACCATACATATATCCTTTGTACGGATTAGGAGAGCTACCCCAG GCTTTTGCACGCCTTAGTGCTGCTTATGGTGGCACATACATGTTGAATAAACCAGAATGCAAG GTTGAATTTGATATGAGAGGAAAAGCTTATGGTGTGACATCCGAAGGAATAACTGCTCGATGCAAGAAAGTTGTCTGTGATCCTTCTTACTTACCAAACAAG GTAAGGAAGGTGGGGAAGGTTGCAAGGGCTATTGCTATTATGAGCCATCCGATACCGGATACCAACCGGTCTCACTCGGTTCAGATTATATTGCCGCAGAAGCAACTTGGACGCAAGTCTGACAT GTATCTCTTTTGTTGTTCTTACTTGCACAAAGTTGCCCCCAAAGGGAAGTTTATTGCCTTTGTCTCGACGGAGGCTGAGACTGATATACCAGAGGTGGAACTGAAGCCTGGAATCGATCTTCTTGGACCAGTAGATGAGTTATTCTTTGAAACTTATGATAGATACAAGCCTATCAACACACCCTCATCCGATCATTGCTTCATCTCAACC ACAATTGATCTCAACATGGATCCAAGTGCTGCTGGTATTGCCATAGAATGA
- the LOC135625648 gene encoding guanosine nucleotide diphosphate dissociation inhibitor 2-like isoform X1, with protein MDEEYDVIVLGTGLKECILSGLLSVDGFKVLHMDRNDYYGGESTSLNLIQLWKRFRGSDKPPAYLGPSRDYNVDMIPKFMMANGTLMCTLVHTNVTKYLSFKTVDGSYVFNKGKIHKVPATDMEALKSSLMGLFEKRRARKFFIYVQNYDESDPKTHEGLNLSRVTTRQLISKYGLNDNTTEFIGHALALHRDDQYLNELALDTMKRMKMYAASLSRFQGGSPYIYPLYGLGELPQAFARLSAAYGGTYMLNKPECKVEFDMRGKAYGVTSEGITARCKKVVCDPSYLPNKVRKVGKVARAIAIMSHPIPDTNRSHSVQIILPQKQLGRKSDMYLFCCSYLHKVAPKGKFIAFVSTEAETDIPEVELKPGIDLLGPVDELFFETYDRYKPINTPSSDHCFISTSHDATTHFESTVMDVLSMYTMITGKVMILKCFLNLIFPNTVFVLCKINVFGPSWVLPGAWSKSHQRKTSLEIEY; from the exons ATGGATGAAGAATACGACGTGATCGTCCTCGGAACCGGTCTCAAGGAGTGCATCCTCAGCGGCCTGCTCTCCGTGGATGGCTTCAAG GTACTGCATATGGATAGGAATGATTACTATGGGGGAGAGTCAACCTCACTCAATCTCATCCAG CTCTGGAAAAGGTTCAGGGGTAGCGATAAGCCTCCAGCATATCTGGGGCCTAGCAGAGATTACAATGTTGACATGATTCCAAAG TTTATGATGGCTAATGGTACTTTGATGTGCACGCTTGTACACACCAATGTCACTAAATATCTTTCTTTCAAAACTGTGGATGGTAGCTACGTCTTTAACAAAGGAAAG ATCCACAAGGTTCCTGCCACTGACATGGAGGCACTGAAGTCTTCATTAATGGGGCTGTTTGAGAAGCGTCGAGCTCGAAAATTCTTCATTTATGTCCAAAATTATGATGAAAGTGACCCAAAAACACATGAAGGATTGAACCTTTCGAGAGTGACTACAAGACAACTTATCTC AAAATATGGTTTGAATGACAACACAACTGAGTTCATCGGCCATGCGTTAGCCCTTCATAGGGATGATCAATATCTAAATGAACTTGCTCTTGATACTATGAAAAGAATGAAG ATGTATGCAGCATCCTTATCACGATTCCAAGGAGGCTCACCATACATATATCCTTTGTACGGATTAGGAGAGCTACCCCAG GCTTTTGCACGCCTTAGTGCTGCTTATGGTGGCACATACATGTTGAATAAACCAGAATGCAAG GTTGAATTTGATATGAGAGGAAAAGCTTATGGTGTGACATCCGAAGGAATAACTGCTCGATGCAAGAAAGTTGTCTGTGATCCTTCTTACTTACCAAACAAG GTAAGGAAGGTGGGGAAGGTTGCAAGGGCTATTGCTATTATGAGCCATCCGATACCGGATACCAACCGGTCTCACTCGGTTCAGATTATATTGCCGCAGAAGCAACTTGGACGCAAGTCTGACAT GTATCTCTTTTGTTGTTCTTACTTGCACAAAGTTGCCCCCAAAGGGAAGTTTATTGCCTTTGTCTCGACGGAGGCTGAGACTGATATACCAGAGGTGGAACTGAAGCCTGGAATCGATCTTCTTGGACCAGTAGATGAGTTATTCTTTGAAACTTATGATAGATACAAGCCTATCAACACACCCTCATCCGATCATTGCTTCATCTCAACC AGTCATGATGCTACAACTCACTTTGAGTCAACTGTCATGGATGTGCTGTCCATGTACACCATGATCACTGGAAAGGTAATGATCTTGAAatgttttcttaatttaatatttcCCAACACAGTCTTTGTGTTATGCAAGATTAATGTCTTCGGACCCAGCTGGGTCCTGCCTGGGGCATGGTCAAAGTCTCATCAAAGGAAAACCTCCTTAGAAATCGAATATTGA